ACCTAGACTTTAGGAAAGCACTAGGACTTGGGAAACCTTGCCCttcaagcaaataaaaaaagagcCAGATTGAATTCATGCTAGGAATCCACCAGTCAGACCGTCTGAACACCTACAATCAGGCCATAATTCATTGTACATTTGCActatattaaaataaattttaaggTGTCTTAAGCATACAAGTGGACTAGGAATCAAAAAATAAATCACCTGTAACGATAATAAGTAGATATGCAGATGCAAACCGTGCTTTCATTGAGTGCATGTAAGCAGGCTACAATGTTACCTTCTTGTAGAAAGTCAGAATATAAGGCTAATACCATGGTAGATTGTGAGTGTTTAGTCACTTCTGCGAGAACTCATGTTCTAACTCTACACTCCTACGTCTGCCAAGTTGTGGTATGAATGTGATAATTTTGGAGCAAAGTATTTATCGTCATATCCAATGTTTCATTCATAAACCAAACATATAGAAGTTGATTTCTATTTTTTACCAGAAATAGTATATATCGAAAGAAGCTTTTGACAATTGAGTTTATTCATTCATAAGATTAAATTGTAGATGTTGTCAAAAAAACAAATAACAAAAGGGCAGTTGAAGAACTTTTATGTTCGATCTCAATCTAGAACACGGTTGAGAATATTGAGAATTGAGATTGAGGGAGGCTGTTCTGTTTCGATAACCTATGTCTGCGTGCGTGTGTATCTAATGTAATCATATATCATCCGTATAACCGTGTAGGAATCAAATTCATAGCTTATATAGTAATTTTATCATGATGCAACCACCCTAAGTAGCACACGGGTGCAGTGATTGAAATTTCGAAAACCCCTCCGGCACGCAACTATTTCGTCCAAAATTTTATCCTTTTTTCCATTTTAGtcaaattttgatcaaattcaatcaaattttattcaaatttaataCAAACCAAACTTTGTATAATCCTCGCCTTTCAATGGCGCCATAGAATTAAACACGCTTTCCATGCATCTCTATTATTCCACATTCCCTTTATTTATTGATAGACATTGGATTACCATTAAGCCAGCAAACAAACACTAAACCATCACCAGTCAAAGCACTCTCAAAACAATATTATCATGGGAAGAAAACGAAATTAAGCTTCAAGCTTTGTCGTTGTTGTCGTTGACCAGCAGCAGGTGGTCCGGCGTGACGGCGGCCCAGaactcgccgtcctcctccagcGCCGCCATGTGCTCCGGCGCCAGCTCCACCTCGGcgtcgatgccgccgccgccgccgccgtcccgcccCGGGAACAGCGACACCTTCCCGTCGTACTTGTTCCCCttgccgctcctcgccgccaccgccttccccCACCCGAAGTCGCACCCGTACATGTCGAACCGCGGCGAGCTGCTCACGAACACGCCGCTCGCGTCGAACAGCCTGAACGCCGAcaccgacggcgccgccgccgagcgcgcGCGGATGCGCTCGTCGGTGTGCGCGGCCACCGCGcggcccacggcggcggccgcccacCCGTGCCCGCGCGCCAGGAGCTCCGACGCCGGCACCGCCTCCGTCGACGCGGGGAGGATGCTGTTCCCGAAGTActccggtggcagcggcgggcggaggcggccgcggctGTTGACCGACGCGCGGAACACCACCTCCCGGCCCGgcgccagccgccgcgcgcgggtgACGCACCGCCATAGCAGCGAGCTCAGCGCCTGGAACCTCGTcacggcggccgcgccggctgcgtccccggcggcgaggagctccCACCGCGCGCGCTCCTTGAGCGCCGCCAGTGACTCCGCCGAGAAGTGCAGCATCCGCTCGCGCAGCAGCGGAggtgtcgtcgtcgttgtcctcgCGATGAGCCCCGCCAGGTCGTCGTAAGGGagcaccaccggcgccgccgcgccgccgtcgggcgACCAACGCTCCAGGAGAGGCGCGCGCGACGTCGCCACCGCGTTCTCGAGCTTAGCGCGCGCGATCTCGGCCCAGGCGTTGAGGAAGTCCCAGAAGGCGGTGCCATCGGAGAGCGCGTGGTTGTACACGAACCCAAGGAAGACGCCGCCATCGACGAGCTCGGTGACCTGGACGACGAAGAGCGGGAGCTCATGGCCATCGTAGTTGACAGCCTCATCGAGAGGGAAGAAGGAGCGGACGATGCCACTCGGGACATCGACGTCGGGAGGGAGGATGTCAGCGGTGGAGACGCcatcggcgacggcgtggacgaTCTGGGCGCCCTGGCCGTCGCAGTCGATGGAGacggagcagccgccgccggggtgCTTGTCGGTGGCGaagcggccggcgacggggtaGTACACGTGGAGCGcgtcggcgagggcggcggcgagatgtTCGACGAGGTGgagagtggcgggcggtggCCGGAAGAGGAGGCCCTTCTGGATGtagtcggcggcgaggagggacaCGTCCCAGGTGGTGAGCGGGATGCGCTCCCGCGGCCGTGGCCGCGATGGCTTCACCGTGCGCGTCGACACCACGCGCaccggtggcgatggcggcggcgtcggcggcggcggcggcatcctgAGGAGATTGCGAGCGTTGGGTGCTCTTCTTGTTCGATCAAGTAGAGAATTTCCACCTCTATACTAACTCACCTCTCCTTAATTAATCTTGTgtttgtgtgtatatataatCTAATCTTTTGATGAGTTGCTAGTGAAGTtcatttaggctgtgtttagtttactaaagtttgaaagtttggttaaaattgatataatatgatagaaaagttgtgtgtatgaaaattttgatgtgatgaaaagttgaaagtttggaaaaaaactttGGCCTTAGACTTGGTACTGATACACGACATTTTGCAAGTCGTCACGTCTGACATGAGCATGCATGCCTGCTAGTACGTTCAAGTGTTCAACTAATCCTAGAGTAAACCATTGGCTTAGTGCCATTAGCACTAGGGAGTACTCTAATTTAAAAGCAATAACACAAGTACACACCATAGCCCTTCTTTTATACccctaaaataaatcaacttttgTATTTAAAGACTAGCAATCCCGAAGGCCAAATCCTAAGGTTCAAAAAAATAAACGAAAGGATGAAGAGGAAATTCAGTGGAAGGTGCATGTGCTCAACCCGATCATTTACTTTATATATTTACTAGACTAGATTTCAGATATTATCTTTGACTTACAGGATGGCAGATTAACTCAAATCTGATGCAGAAGATTACAGATCGATAGAGTCCGTCAACTAAAACTGTGCTGCTGCTTACGAAACAAATATCAACTGCAAGTGTAATAGCTCTTCTTGTTGTTTAactcgtactccctccgtttttaaatatttggcaccattgactttttttaaatatgcttaaccgttcgtcttatttaaaaaaattaagtaattattaattcttttcatatcatttgattcattgttaaatatacttatatgtgtatatagttttacatatttcacaaaagtttttgaataagacgaacggtcaaacatgtgctaaaaagttaacgttgtcaaatatttcgaaatgGGGGGAGTATTATATACTCCGACAGTCGGCATGGCAAATCATCCCAAAGCTAAACAGTCCATCCGGTCAAGGTCTACATATTACATATTTCATGCAAAATGAGGTGGtaataacatatgattaattgagttttaattattacaaaattgaaagatggattaatctgatattgtagaacaattttcatatagaaaattttcgcacaaaacacatcatttaacagtttgaaaagtgtgccacgaaaatctttattttcatcttcatcaacttttgttggagaaacgAACGGGACTGATCAGCATCATCAGGCTACAACTACTTGTTCAATTAACTAATTGTAAGAATTAAAATGTCGGAATAAGCATATTATTTCATGGAAGACTGTAAATAAAAATTGTTATCAGAAAAAAGTGTGAAAAATTGTTTCTGGCCGGTAAATAATCTCATTATCGATTTCTGATAAGAAGTCTATAAATAAATTccgtaaataaataaaaaaattgtaacaGATTTATATTCTAAAAGCTGCCAAAAgtttgattttattattttactaAAAATTATTAGAAGTACATGTCTAATTTAATTTTCTAAAACTTTTGATACTATTTGTTAATTGATATATATTGTAAGTTTACATAGGATATGTAATGTGTTCTAAGAGTAAACATGAGTGCTCCATTAACTTTTCTCACTATagtctaatatttttttaatattataatGGTTACAGTTAAAATGCCATTTATTTTGGAAACGAGTGTAaataaaataagcaaagtgtTGGAGCCCttccgcctcctcgtccgggcCGCGGACGTTGGCCCTCGCCGCATCGCGGAATGgctccccgtcgccgcccgccgcctcgccggagatcTGTTCTTGGTGAATAGTACGAAAGATTCGGAGCTCATCGAACAAGGTACATTTCTTGAGCTTCCCTGCTTCGGGAGCGCCACCTCGCTCTCGCTGGAGCTAGGGTTCCTTGGCCTCGCCGTGCCGCCGTCCTGTGTGTTCGCCCGGCTCACCAATCTGTCCATCTGCGGTGTCCTCTTCCATGGCCCATGCGAGCTCGGCGACGCCGTCTCCTCGCCGTAGTTCCCGTCCCTGAAGAAGCTCACCGTGCTATCTGCTCACAGGATGAACAATTTCAACATCCACTCCAATTCTCTCGTGGAGATTGTGCTCCAGGGGATAGGATTGCAACAGTTCAATGTGGTGGCACCAGCACTTGAATTATTAGATGTTAATTACCACTTTTCTGATGGTTCAGCTCAGAGTCAACCCGTCGCCAACATCTCAGCACCTAAGCTGGAGATTCTCGGGTGGAGTACTACTAATTTAGATCAGAGCTCTGTCAATTTTGGCAAGATGTCGTATCTCAAAGGGCTGTTCATCGCATATTTCTATGTGTATGGAGAAGAGGATCGCAATCACGATTGTCTAAGGCTCTTGCAGCACTTTCAGTTTGATGCCATCCCCAGACTTTCCATCCTACTTACCTACTTTCCAGTGAGTTCAGTTCCTCTGCTTTGTGTGACATCATACTAACATCGTATATGAGAGCACTATCCTCTATTATGAGTATATCATCTATTCAACTTTCAATGTAACAAACAAATCATTTATGGAGGCTGGTTCTTAGATTATTACACAACAGACAATACGCATTTGCATAATCTACTGAATATTCGGTAAGACAATTTAGTACTTCAGGCATGTTTTGCATTGCTCAAGCCCCTGCATCATGTTTGAGCACACCACTTCTCCATTATTTCCTACTCTATCTTAATATCTTTCTAATTGATGGCGTTACACTTTCCACCTTACTATGAGATTATGTGCTAGGACTATGCAATACTACACTAGTTTGTTATTTATTGAAGCAAACATGGTTTCTGAAGAGTGGAGAGAATTTGAACCGGTCAATCATAGACATTATTTCTACTCTTGCACTATATATTATTATTGCGAAGCTTAAATTGAGACATGGCGCATACTTATAGTGAATGCACAGTTTCTTTTTATTTGCTAAGCTTCCATATTGGCTGGACATTTTTAATAAGTAATCCAAATGAAATCATTAGCTTGTAACAATCATGCCCTGTGCGGCTAATGAATTATCCAAAATGATATGTTTCTGTACTTTTCCAGGTTCTATATATGACCCCATGTTTCCTAGATTTAGAATTGCCAGATTCTGTTGAATCAGAATTAAAATTTTTAGCTTATAGCAAGCATTTTCCATATGCTAATAACTTTCTTCCAATGAGATGTTTGGATCCTCTCCAACTATTATATATAATCACTTATTTTACTTTGTACAACAGACCATAAATGGCGATATATACTTGATGGAAGATATGACAGTGCTCCCTGACATTGTGTTCTTGaacttaattttcttttcaagtgGATATTGTATTGGTCCTAGCTTATTCCATGTTCTCAGGATGACCACTGGTGTCAGAAGGTTGAAGCTAGAATTACATAATCATTATAAACGAGAGGTAAAAGCTGAAACTATACTTGGTTTGTTTATCTGATGCAGAGTTACTAAGGAAGTTACGAGAAGCAATTTGTATTTACATTTCCTGTCACACTAGGCTTGATTTGCTATTTTGCTACTTGCCCTACTCTATATAGTGGTTTGATACTGATATATGTAGTAAATGTGTGACATATGCATCTCCTATCGGCAATACTTTGGGGCAACACAACAAGGATTTAGAAGATGATACTAACTGGCTATGCGTTATTGATATTAGAATACTTAGGACGTGCGTAAATTTATACTCCGTTTTCACAGAACTTTCTCATAGGACAGAGGTTGGCTTCAAACTAGTACCCAAGTTGTTATTCTTTTGCAGACTTTTTTATGCTGGTTTATCTCGAGTTGTTCAGGCAGCCTGACAGCTTGAGGCAAGCTTAATGTTGCTACACTAATATACCGCTCTTTTCAGTTTTGTGGATCGGATTGTGTTTGTGATCTTCCACCAAACTGGACATCCGAGGAACTTGTGTTGAACTCCCTTCGTGAAGTGCAAATCACTAACCTGAGAGGAACTGAGAACGAATTTGCTGTTGTGGAGCGGCTATTCAGTTGGGCAGCAGTGCTGAAACAGATGACAATAAATTTCCATAACTCAATCACCGTGAGCACTGCAAGAGAGTTGTGCGAGATGTTACTGAGCTTCTCCAGGCCAGAGATAAGCATGAAATTTTACATTAACCAGGGATCACGTAAGGTTTTGTATGTTCCAGAAGACTAATGTGCCTCATCAGGCTTGCCAGTTGACTAGTGAAGTAGAACTCATTTTGCTTTCTTCCTTTCTCTGATGGATTGATGAAAGAATTCTGTGGACTTGGTTCTTTGATGGTGATGAAACACAACTTATCTGGGTTCCCAATCCTGGAATTGAATGGCAAGAATCAATCTCttggttggaaaaaaaaatgaaacgaatttttttttcatctcatcGTTCTACATGTTGGGTAGGCTTAATGTGTGGCTCCAGCCTCCGGACAGGAAAACTCTTCTGATCTTTCTGCTCAGATATGCTACTGCTGCTAAGCTCAATCTGCATCACACTAGACTGTAGCTGAATGCTACCTGGATTTGTAAGCTAGCCTGGATTTGTATTTCAGCTTGGATTTGTATTTTTGGTCGGATTTATTTGGGCCGTCCATGCAGATatctcgcagcagcagcagcatctgcACGTTACTCACGTGGCATCTCCAACTCTACCGCCAAAATTTGtattctttttttgaaaaaaaaatcgttggCTCCCGCGACCGCGACGCCTCGTCGCGGCCTTGGTGGTAGAGTACAAGAAGGAGCCAGGCTTCTCTTCTCCTCGAGCCAGCAGcaacacgcacgcacgcaccacACACGTAGCAGCAGAGCaatggcggcggccatggcgctgcaggtggtggccggcggcggctgctgttGCCAGCGGCCCGTTCTTGGAGCTGGTCGGCggcggttggcggcggcgcgtgcggtggcgtcggacgcggcggcggcgaaggtgagcgaggaggaggggaaggtgaGGCTGGGTGGGTCGGAAGTGGCGGTGAGCAAGCTCGGCATCGGCGCCTGGTCGTGGGGGGACACCACCTACTGGAACGACTCCGAGTGGGACGGTACGCACTGCCTCATTAATCAATCCATCGAATTGTTCAAGCTTGTTTTGTTTGTGCTGGAAAAGATTAGTTCTTGTTGCTAATTGTTGCAGTCAAATTTAGCTCCAGGTGATTCTCAGTTGTTTAGGTGTTACCTGTAGTAGGTCTGGTTCTAAGCAGCTCAAAGCAGCAGGGGCAGAAAGTGTGTGATCAGGTCATGCTTCCCATGCGCACAAGGTGCTTGTTGCATTGCCTCCCCGGGTGACTTGCACTTGCACGCATGTCACTTCAATCCTCTCCGGTGTGAAATATTTTGTCATGTGATTTCGACAACCAAAAAGTCCCTTTTGTTGAGACATATCGTCTACAAACCAACGGTCATCCGATTGTTCTTGTTCCGGACTACAACCATCAGGCAGGTCACTGGTTTTGGTTTGGTGTTTCCCTTTCAAGAGGGCCCGGTGTAAATCTCTTCCTGATTAGTTAATTAGCAACTTAACATGTCCCTATCATTGGTTAGTTAATTATCAACTCTGTCCTTTTCCTGCCCCTCTTCCCCCTCTTTCTGGGAGAGTTTTTCTTTTGTAAGGTTTCCACTTCAGGTGTATGTTATGGTCTTTGTATTTGTGATACAATCGTTGCTGCTGTTTTGGGAAGAAAAGTCTTCCAAAAACAGAACAAAGAAATGATAAGAAAACGTGCTTCCTTTGATTTCATCAGACAGGAGACTGCAGGAGGCTAAAGCAGCATTTGACACAAGCATAGATAATGGGATGACCTTATTTGATACAGCAGAAGTTTATGGTACAGCGGTAAGAAACTAGAAAAACTTCATGATTCCTCGCTCATATTTTCCTTGCGTCAAAATTCTGAAGGTTCATTTAACCTTAGTTGTTCTGTCCTTCAGCTGATGGGAGCAGTAAATTCTGAAAGTTTACTCGGAGGGTATGCCACGTTTTGCTGTTCAgcactccattttttttattattttttatttttgcgaaAGTCACATGTGCAGCAATAGTCACCTGTTGTTGTCTCTCTTGC
The window above is part of the Oryza sativa Japonica Group chromosome 7, ASM3414082v1 genome. Proteins encoded here:
- the LOC4342380 gene encoding uncharacterized acetyltransferase At3g50280 produces the protein MPPPPPTPPPSPPVRVVSTRTVKPSRPRPRERIPLTTWDVSLLAADYIQKGLLFRPPPATLHLVEHLAAALADALHVYYPVAGRFATDKHPGGGCSVSIDCDGQGAQIVHAVADGVSTADILPPDVDVPSGIVRSFFPLDEAVNYDGHELPLFVVQVTELVDGGVFLGFVYNHALSDGTAFWDFLNAWAEIARAKLENAVATSRAPLLERWSPDGGAAAPVVLPYDDLAGLIARTTTTTPPLLRERMLHFSAESLAALKERARWELLAAGDAAGAAAVTRFQALSSLLWRCVTRARRLAPGREVVFRASVNSRGRLRPPLPPEYFGNSILPASTEAVPASELLARGHGWAAAAVGRAVAAHTDERIRARSAAAPSVSAFRLFDASGVFVSSSPRFDMYGCDFGWGKAVAARSGKGNKYDGKVSLFPGRDGGGGGGIDAEVELAPEHMAALEEDGEFWAAVTPDHLLLVNDNNDKA